Within the Terriglobales bacterium genome, the region CCTGAACGGGCACCCTCAGGGTCTCACGTCACGCCATCCCGTTAGAAGGCGTCGCCGCCGCCACCGCCGAAGCCGCCCCCGGAGAAGCCGCCACCTCCTCCGCCGCCATCTCCGCCCGACCATCCTGAGCCGGTGCTGGAGGCGCGAGGCGCGGAGGTGAAGACCTCGTGCATGTCGGTGCTCATGGAGTGCATGCTGTTAGTAAAGAAAATGGGATTGAAGGCCCCGGGAAAGCCGTCGGGCCCGGCATACCACTGTGGCGGATTCTGCACGATCCCGGCGAAGGCCTGCGCCCAGCGATGCTCGACGCCTAGCGCCATGGCATAGGGCAGGAATTTTTCGAAGGTGTCGGGCGGCATGCGCTTCAGCCGGTCAGCATCGACACGATTCATGAATTCCTGGAAGCCAAGAATCTGTATTCGTGTTCTTGCCCCCAGCACGGTTTTGGCTACCATCTGCCGGCCGAACAACCACACGATCAACACCGAAATTGCGATCGCGGCGAAGGCGAGCAACGGCGCATCCAGCCACGAGACCATGTTCAGGAATTGTGTGATCACGATCGGGGCCGCGATCACCACCAGTCCGAACAGCACCCAGACGTGCGCCGAGTCGGGATCGACCAGGTACATGTCTTTCGACTTCAGGGCCGACATGATGTCCGACTGGATCACGGGAATTGCCGTGTAGAAGCGGTTTTTTAGTGACGACAGCCGCACCACTTCCCCGCCCTGAAAGACATTCTCCAGCATCACGCGCTCGTGTGGCGCAAGGTCGTTGCCCCATTGCGGCATGGGTTTGAGCAACGTGAACTCGTAATCTTTATGGGTGAAAAGCAGGACTTTTTCCTGGATCTCTTTGATCTTTACGTAGCCGCGGACAGCGAGGTCCACCAGGGTGCAGGTAACGTCGCGGGGCTGCACGCCGTCGTCGATCAGCGCACCGGTTTCGGCGGGAGTCATGCCCTTTGGCGGCTCGTACATGGGCGCGACTGAGATGCCGGGATCGGGATCGCGTCCCTTGTAGTACCAGAGCAGAAACATCACGGCGAAAGTCCAGAAAGGCACCAGCAGGACAGGGTTGGCTTTGAGGAACCACCAGGCG harbors:
- a CDS encoding DUF2207 domain-containing protein — encoded protein: MPSVCSWKNLRSTFQICILLLLLALPITVHARNWRIADFHSSVAIDKDGNMVSIERISLVFVGAYNGIYRSIPIDYPGPRGSNYRLFLHIDSVTDDQGQPLRYESKRDGPYRKLKIYIPGATDTTKTVLLTYSSPNAVRFFDDHDEFYWNVTGNDWPVPIDHASAIVSLPPGTTGLRAQAFTGVYGSHDREATSEVEDSRVNFETTNPLPMRGGLTIDVYIPKGILHQPNSLTRAWWFLKANPVLLVPFWTFAVMFLLWYYKGRDPDPGISVAPMYEPPKGMTPAETGALIDDGVQPRDVTCTLVDLAVRGYVKIKEIQEKVLLFTHKDYEFTLLKPMPQWGNDLAPHERVMLENVFQGGEVVRLSSLKNRFYTAIPVIQSDIMSALKSKDMYLVDPDSAHVWVLFGLVVIAAPIVITQFLNMVSWLDAPLLAFAAIAISVLIVWLFGRQMVAKTVLGARTRIQILGFQEFMNRVDADRLKRMPPDTFEKFLPYAMALGVEHRWAQAFAGIVQNPPQWYAGPDGFPGAFNPIFFTNSMHSMSTDMHEVFTSAPRASSTGSGWSGGDGGGGGGGFSGGGFGGGGGDAF